A single window of Tiliqua scincoides isolate rTilSci1 chromosome 10, rTilSci1.hap2, whole genome shotgun sequence DNA harbors:
- the MARCKSL1 gene encoding MARCKS-related protein, protein MGSHSSKAAKGDVLAADAAAAPAGSPSKSNGQENGHVKINGDLSPKADGEAAPLNGNGSAEPVKEEPKVEAGSGDAIEPAPEGGENKPEGAAAAAASKETPKKKKRFSFKKSFKLSGISFRKAKKESADASAAASPSEEQGNEEAKGEEGSACAPGETETEQLSATKEEAAEEKAAAALAETSVKEAEVEREETSTEPGQEEEEKQQQQQPRETTQEDTKLEETSKPAEAGPSPAPAAPEQNEE, encoded by the exons ATGGGCAGCCACAGCTCCAAGGCGGCCAAGGGGGACGTGCTGGCCGCGgacgccgccgccgcccccgcgGGCTCGCCCTCCAAGTCCAACGGCCAG GAGAACGGCCATGTCAAGATCAATGGAGACCTCTCCCCCAAAGCAGATGGCGAGGCTGCCCCCCTCAACGGCAACGGGTCTGCTGAGCCAGTCAAGGAGGAACCCAAAGTGGAAGCGGGCAGTGGAGATGCCATTGAGCCGGCCCCCGAAGGAGGCGAGAACAAGCCCGAGggggcggctgcagcagcagcttccaaggagacccccaagaagaagaagaggttCTCGTTCAAGAAGTCCTTCAAGCTGAGTGGAATCTCCTTCCGGAAGGCCAAGAAAGAGTCAGCGGATGCATCGGCTGCAGCTTCTCCCAGTGAGGAGCAGGGAAACGAGGAAGCCAAGGGAGAGGAGGGCTCTGCCTGTGCTCCAGGAGAGACGGAGACAGAGCAGTTGAGCGCGACCAAAGAAGAAGCCGCCGAGGAGaaggcagctgctgctctggccgaAACATCTGTCAAGGAGGCAGAGGTTGAGCGGGAAGAGACCAGCacagaaccagggcaggaggaggaggagaagcagcagcagcagcagcccagggaGACAACTCAGGAGGACACAaagctggaggagacctccaagcccgcagaggcaggccccagccctgcccctgcagCTCCCGAGCAGAACGAGGAGTAG